From a single Fulvivirga ulvae genomic region:
- the nusG gene encoding transcription termination/antitermination protein NusG, producing the protein MSELKWYVVRVVSGQEKKVKSYLETEVEREKLQDFIPQVLIPSEKVYEMRGGKKRVRERNFFPGYVLVSADLSNGEANHLVTSIPGVIGFLGNNGTGSSKEPVALRQSEVNRILGKVDEIDEFEEKLETPYIVGESVKVMDGPFSGFTGTVEEVFEERKKLNVMVKIFGRNTPVELNYMQVEKLD; encoded by the coding sequence ATGAGTGAATTAAAATGGTACGTGGTAAGGGTTGTAAGCGGTCAGGAAAAGAAAGTTAAATCATACTTGGAGACTGAAGTTGAAAGAGAGAAACTTCAGGATTTTATTCCTCAGGTATTGATTCCTTCTGAGAAAGTGTATGAGATGAGGGGAGGAAAGAAGAGAGTCAGAGAAAGAAACTTCTTTCCGGGTTATGTACTGGTGTCGGCGGACCTAAGTAATGGTGAAGCCAATCACCTGGTTACAAGTATCCCTGGTGTTATAGGTTTTCTTGGAAATAATGGAACAGGTTCCTCAAAGGAGCCGGTAGCTCTACGTCAATCAGAGGTCAACAGAATTTTAGGCAAGGTTGATGAGATTGATGAATTCGAGGAAAAGCTCGAGACTCCATACATTGTGGGAGAATCTGTAAAAGTAATGGATGGTCCATTCAGTGGATTCACGGGTACAGTAGAAGAGGTATTTGAAGAGCGGAAGAAGCTCAATGTAATGGTAAAGATATTCGGCAGGAATACTCCTGTAGAATTAAACTATATGCAAGTAGAAAAATTAGATTAA
- the rplL gene encoding 50S ribosomal protein L7/L12 — MADVKALGDQLVELTVKEVNELAEYLKEAHGIEPAAAAAVAVAAPAGGDGGEAAAEKSEFDVILKSPGGAKLAIVKLVKELTGLGLKEAKEIVDSAPKAIKEGVGKDEAEGLKKQLEEAGAEVELK; from the coding sequence ATGGCAGACGTTAAAGCACTTGGAGATCAACTAGTTGAACTTACAGTTAAAGAAGTAAATGAGCTAGCAGAATATTTGAAAGAAGCGCACGGTATAGAGCCTGCTGCTGCTGCAGCTGTTGCTGTTGCCGCACCTGCAGGTGGAGATGGAGGAGAAGCTGCAGCGGAAAAATCAGAATTCGATGTGATCCTTAAGTCACCAGGTGGAGCTAAATTAGCTATCGTTAAATTAGTAAAAGAATTAACTGGATTAGGACTTAAAGAAGCTAAAGAAATCGTAGACAGCGCTCCTAAAGCTATTAAGGAAGGTGTAGGTAAGGACGAAGCAGAAGGTCTTAAGAAGCAGCTTGAAGAAGCTGGGGCCGAAGTGGAGTTAAAGTAA
- the rplK gene encoding 50S ribosomal protein L11, which produces MAKEISGYLKLQIRGGQANPSPPVGPALGSKGLNIMDFCKQFNARTQEKQGQVLPVLITIYSDKSFDFVIKTPPAAVMLLEASKKKSGSAEPNRTKIGSVTWDQVKAIAETKMPDLNAFKIDSAMKMVAGTARSMGIKVTGTAPWE; this is translated from the coding sequence ATGGCTAAGGAAATTAGTGGATACTTGAAGTTGCAGATTAGGGGAGGTCAGGCAAACCCTTCACCACCAGTTGGTCCTGCGTTAGGTTCTAAAGGACTTAACATCATGGATTTCTGCAAGCAGTTTAACGCGAGAACACAAGAGAAACAGGGTCAGGTGTTACCTGTATTGATTACAATTTATTCTGACAAGTCTTTCGACTTTGTAATCAAGACCCCTCCTGCTGCGGTTATGCTGCTGGAAGCTTCTAAGAAGAAAAGTGGTTCTGCGGAACCTAACAGAACAAAAATTGGAAGTGTTACCTGGGATCAGGTTAAGGCGATTGCCGAGACAAAAATGCCAGACCTAAATGCTTTCAAAATCGATTCTGCCATGAAGATGGTTGCTGGTACAGCCAGAAGTATGGGAATAAAAGTAACTGGAACTGCTCCTTGGGAGTAA
- the rplA gene encoding 50S ribosomal protein L1 has protein sequence MGKLTKNQKAAQAKVDKLKEYSLDEAANLLKDITFTKFDASVDLDIRLGVDPKKADQMVRGVVTLPHGTGKDLKVLVLCTPDKEQEAKDAGADYVGLDDYIKKIEGGWTDIDVIITMPTVMAKVGRLGRVLGPRGLMPNPKSGTVTLEVGKAVQDIKAGKIDFKVDKFGIVHASVGKASFTPDKIKDNVQEMISTIAKLKPASAKGTYFKSINISTTMSPSITIDKHSLSGIKS, from the coding sequence ATGGGAAAACTGACAAAAAATCAGAAAGCAGCGCAAGCTAAAGTGGATAAGCTAAAGGAATACTCCCTTGATGAAGCTGCTAATCTTTTGAAAGACATCACCTTCACTAAATTTGATGCTTCTGTAGATTTAGACATTCGACTTGGTGTAGATCCTAAGAAGGCAGATCAAATGGTTAGAGGTGTGGTTACACTTCCACATGGCACAGGCAAGGATCTCAAAGTGTTGGTACTTTGTACCCCGGATAAAGAGCAAGAGGCTAAAGATGCTGGTGCAGACTATGTAGGCTTGGATGACTATATTAAGAAAATCGAAGGTGGTTGGACAGATATAGATGTTATCATCACTATGCCTACAGTAATGGCTAAGGTTGGTAGATTAGGTAGGGTCCTCGGGCCACGTGGTTTGATGCCTAACCCTAAATCAGGTACGGTGACTTTGGAAGTAGGAAAGGCTGTGCAGGATATTAAAGCAGGTAAAATAGACTTTAAAGTTGACAAATTTGGTATCGTTCACGCCAGCGTTGGAAAAGCATCTTTCACACCTGATAAGATCAAGGACAACGTTCAGGAGATGATCAGTACAATAGCTAAATTGAAGCCAGCTTCAGCGAAGGGAACATACTTTAAAAGTATCAATATTTCTACAACAATGAGCCCTTCAATCACTATTGACAAACATTCATTATCAGGAATAAAATCATGA
- the rpoB gene encoding DNA-directed RNA polymerase subunit beta — protein MATKKDNSRISFSSIKKVIDYPDFLDIQLQSFKDFFQLETPAEKREQEGLFKVFSENFPITDSRENFVLEFIDYIVDPPKYSVDESIDRGLTYSVPLKAKLKLTCNDEDHEDFETIEQEVFLGNIPYMTKKGSFVINGAERVIVSQLHRSPGVFFAQSKHTNGTKLYSARIIPFKGSWIEFATDVNNVMYAYIDRKKKFPVTTLLRAIGYGTDKDILDLFGLSEEVKATKKDLKNAAGRKLAARVLKTWTEDFVDEDTGEVVSIDRNEVLLERDHILTEEDIETIVDSGSKSIILHREDVNVTDYTIIFNTLAKDNSNSEKEAVEQIYRQLRNTEAPDEQTARDIIQSLFFSEKRYDLGEVGRYRINKKLGLDIDSDQRVLTTEDIILIVKYLIGLINSKAVVDDIDHLSNRRVRTVGEQLYTQFGVGLARMARTIKERMNVRDNEDFKPVDLINARTLSSVINSFFGTNQLSQFMDQTNPLAEITHKRRMSALGPGGLSRERAGFEVRDVHYTHYGRLCTIETPEGPNIGLISSLCVHAKVNNMGFIETPYREVNEGKVVMSGDVKYLTAEEEDTHNIAQANAPLKDDGQFVNERVKARFEGDFPVVEPAEVRYMDVAPNQIVSVAASLIPFLEHDDANRALMGSNMQRQAVPLMKPEAPIVGTGLEGRVALDSRALILAEADGEVEFVDAKKIVVKYDMDDDDRLINFDDDFKTYNLIKFRRTNQDTCINLTPIVKKGERILKGQPLVEGYATQGGELALGRNLRVAYMPWQGYNFEDAIVISEKVVRDDIYTSIHIDEYELEVRDTKRGEEELTSEIPNVSEEAVKHLDENGIIRVGAEVKEGDILIGKITPKGETDPTPEEKLLRAIFGDKAGDVKDASMKAPPSLRGVVIDTKLFSRPKKDKDLRAKSKKEVEILKSKYSKQLLALRSQMIEKLTKLLDGKTSQGVKHKFGDELISKGMKFNGRNIEQNLFPEKNIYKDESTYNVPEEVNLISDVILDNWTTEEDVNDLVFRLVKSYNIKRNEIAGDFKRERFTLEVGDELPAGIVQLAKVYIAKKRKLKVGDKMAGRHGNKGVVARIVRTEDMPFLEDGTPVDICLNPLGVPSRMNLGQIYETVLAWAGLELGRKYATPIFDGASMDEVATELKEAGLPEYGRAYLYDGLTGQRFDQPVTVGIAYMLKLGHLVDDKMHARSIGPYSLITQQPLGGKAQFGGQRFGEMEVWALEAFGASHVLQEILTIKSDDVIGRAKAYEAIVKGENMKKPNIPESFNVLVHELRGLALEITLD, from the coding sequence TTGGCTACTAAAAAAGATAACTCAAGAATCAGTTTTTCATCTATTAAGAAAGTAATAGATTATCCCGATTTCCTTGATATACAACTTCAGTCCTTTAAGGACTTTTTCCAGTTGGAAACTCCGGCCGAAAAAAGGGAACAAGAAGGATTATTCAAAGTTTTTTCTGAAAATTTTCCGATCACGGACTCCAGAGAGAACTTCGTACTGGAGTTCATCGACTATATAGTTGATCCTCCAAAGTATTCTGTCGACGAAAGTATCGATAGAGGTCTGACGTATTCAGTACCTTTAAAGGCTAAATTAAAACTTACCTGTAATGATGAAGATCATGAGGACTTCGAAACGATTGAGCAAGAAGTTTTCTTAGGTAATATACCATACATGACGAAGAAGGGTTCTTTTGTGATCAATGGAGCAGAGAGAGTTATTGTTTCTCAGCTTCACAGATCGCCGGGCGTATTCTTCGCTCAGAGTAAGCATACAAACGGCACCAAACTATATTCTGCTAGAATTATACCCTTTAAAGGTTCATGGATAGAGTTTGCTACAGACGTTAATAACGTGATGTATGCATACATTGATCGAAAAAAGAAGTTTCCTGTAACTACACTTTTGAGAGCAATTGGTTACGGAACTGATAAGGATATTCTTGACTTGTTTGGCTTGTCTGAAGAGGTTAAGGCTACGAAAAAGGATCTTAAGAATGCAGCTGGAAGAAAACTGGCGGCTAGAGTTTTAAAAACCTGGACAGAGGATTTCGTTGATGAGGATACTGGTGAAGTGGTTTCAATCGATAGAAACGAAGTTTTATTGGAGAGGGATCACATCCTTACAGAGGAAGATATAGAAACGATTGTTGATTCCGGGTCGAAGTCTATTATACTTCACAGGGAAGATGTGAACGTTACAGACTATACTATTATATTCAATACGCTTGCGAAGGATAACTCAAACTCTGAGAAGGAAGCAGTTGAGCAGATTTACCGACAACTGAGAAATACGGAAGCTCCTGATGAGCAGACTGCGCGAGATATTATTCAAAGTTTGTTCTTCAGTGAGAAAAGATATGACCTTGGAGAAGTAGGTAGATATAGAATAAACAAAAAGCTGGGCCTTGACATAGATTCAGACCAAAGAGTATTAACTACTGAGGATATTATCCTTATAGTTAAGTACCTGATTGGTCTTATCAACTCTAAAGCCGTGGTTGATGATATTGACCACTTGAGTAATAGAAGAGTTAGGACGGTAGGTGAGCAATTATATACTCAATTTGGTGTAGGTCTGGCCAGAATGGCGAGAACCATCAAAGAGAGGATGAATGTTAGAGACAATGAAGATTTTAAACCCGTTGACCTGATCAATGCGCGGACATTGTCTTCAGTGATAAACTCATTCTTCGGGACAAACCAGCTATCTCAATTCATGGATCAGACAAACCCTCTTGCTGAAATTACCCACAAGAGAAGAATGTCTGCATTGGGACCCGGTGGTCTTTCCAGAGAAAGAGCTGGTTTTGAGGTTCGTGACGTTCACTACACGCACTACGGAAGGTTATGTACAATTGAAACACCTGAAGGTCCTAACATTGGTTTGATATCTTCACTTTGTGTACACGCCAAGGTGAATAATATGGGCTTCATTGAAACTCCATACAGAGAAGTAAATGAAGGGAAAGTAGTGATGTCAGGAGATGTAAAATATCTTACTGCTGAAGAGGAAGATACTCATAACATTGCTCAGGCCAATGCACCATTGAAGGACGACGGCCAGTTTGTTAACGAAAGGGTAAAAGCAAGGTTTGAAGGAGACTTTCCAGTTGTGGAGCCTGCAGAGGTTCGTTACATGGACGTGGCTCCAAACCAGATTGTATCAGTTGCAGCCTCTCTTATCCCTTTCCTTGAGCACGATGATGCGAACCGTGCATTGATGGGATCAAACATGCAGCGTCAGGCAGTTCCTTTGATGAAACCAGAGGCCCCTATTGTCGGTACCGGCCTTGAAGGAAGGGTTGCCCTTGATTCACGAGCACTGATTCTTGCCGAGGCGGACGGAGAAGTTGAGTTTGTTGATGCAAAGAAGATCGTGGTTAAGTACGATATGGATGATGATGATCGACTTATCAACTTTGACGATGATTTCAAAACATATAACCTGATCAAATTCAGAAGAACGAATCAGGATACCTGCATAAATCTTACTCCTATAGTTAAAAAAGGAGAAAGGATACTTAAAGGCCAGCCCCTGGTGGAAGGGTATGCCACTCAAGGTGGTGAATTGGCACTGGGTAGAAATCTTAGAGTTGCGTATATGCCTTGGCAAGGATATAATTTTGAGGATGCCATCGTAATTTCTGAGAAAGTAGTGCGTGATGATATTTATACTTCAATACATATTGATGAATATGAACTTGAGGTTAGAGATACTAAACGTGGTGAAGAGGAACTTACTTCTGAAATTCCAAATGTAAGTGAGGAAGCTGTAAAACACCTTGACGAAAACGGTATAATCCGGGTTGGTGCCGAAGTGAAGGAAGGTGATATCCTGATTGGAAAGATCACCCCCAAAGGTGAAACGGATCCAACTCCTGAGGAGAAGCTTCTAAGAGCGATATTTGGTGATAAGGCTGGTGATGTTAAGGATGCATCTATGAAGGCACCTCCATCATTGAGAGGAGTTGTAATAGACACTAAACTTTTCTCCAGACCTAAGAAAGATAAGGATCTAAGAGCAAAATCCAAAAAAGAGGTTGAAATACTCAAAAGTAAATATTCTAAGCAATTGCTTGCTTTGAGATCTCAAATGATCGAGAAGCTTACCAAGCTGCTGGATGGTAAAACCAGTCAGGGAGTTAAACACAAGTTTGGTGATGAGCTCATTAGCAAAGGAATGAAATTCAATGGAAGAAATATTGAGCAAAATTTATTCCCTGAAAAGAATATTTACAAGGACGAAAGTACATATAATGTACCTGAGGAAGTAAATTTGATTTCTGATGTTATCCTTGACAACTGGACGACAGAGGAGGATGTAAACGATTTAGTATTCAGACTTGTTAAGAGTTACAATATTAAACGTAATGAGATAGCCGGTGATTTTAAGAGAGAAAGATTTACGCTTGAAGTTGGAGATGAATTGCCTGCCGGTATTGTGCAATTGGCTAAAGTATATATAGCTAAAAAGAGAAAGCTTAAGGTAGGTGACAAAATGGCTGGGCGGCACGGTAATAAGGGTGTTGTGGCCAGAATCGTCAGGACAGAGGACATGCCATTTTTGGAAGACGGAACCCCTGTTGATATTTGCTTGAATCCTCTTGGTGTACCCTCAAGGATGAACCTCGGGCAGATTTATGAAACGGTATTGGCATGGGCAGGTCTTGAGCTGGGAAGAAAGTATGCTACCCCAATTTTCGATGGTGCTTCTATGGACGAAGTGGCTACGGAATTGAAAGAGGCAGGTTTGCCAGAATATGGCAGAGCATACCTCTACGATGGTCTGACCGGTCAGCGATTTGATCAGCCAGTTACTGTGGGTATAGCCTACATGCTTAAACTAGGTCACCTGGTAGATGATAAAATGCACGCAAGGTCAATAGGACCTTACTCATTAATTACTCAGCAACCGCTTGGTGGTAAAGCACAATTTGGTGGTCAGAGATTTGGTGAGATGGAGGTTTGGGCTCTTGAGGCATTCGGCGCATCACATGTACTGCAGGAAATCCTTACCATTAAGTCGGATGACGTAATCGGAAGGGCTAAAGCTTACGAAGCGATAGTAAAAGGCGAAAATATGAAAAAGCCGAACATTCCTGAGTCATTCAATGTATTGGTTCATGAACTTCGTGGACTTGCATTGGAAATTACTTTAGACTAA
- the rpoC gene encoding DNA-directed RNA polymerase subunit beta' has protein sequence MSFRKNKKLNLDFSKVTISLASPESILESSHGEVTQPETINYRTYKPEMGGLFCERIFGPVKDWECHCGKYKRIRYKGIICDRCGVEVTEKKVRRERMGHIELVVPVAHIWYFKSLPNKIGYLLGLPTKKLDQIIYYERYVVIQPGTKEEDGLAKMDFLTEDEYLDILDKLPRENQLLDNDDPNKFIAKMGAEALEMLLARIQLDELSYELRHQAATDTSQQRKAEALKRLKVVEAFREARTRIENRPEWMIIKMVPVIPPELRPLVPLDGGRFATSDLNDLYRRVIIRNNRLKRLIDIKAPEVILRNEKRMLQEAVDSLFDNSRKVNAVRSDGNRALKSLSDMLKGKQGRFRQNLLGKRVDYSGRSVIVVGPELKLHECGLPKDMAAELFKPFIIRKLIERGIVKTVKSAKKIVDRKDPVVWDILENVLKGHPVLLNRAPTLHRLGIQAFQPKLIEGKAIQLHPLVCTAFNADFDGDQMAVHVPLGQEAVLEASLLMLSSHNILNPANGAPITVPSQDMVLGLYYVTKGRRGTEEHAVRGEGMMFYSAEEVIIAINEDRLSKHAYIKVRTKVRNDDGELETKVIETVAGRVLFNQYIPEEVGFVDELLTKKKLQQIISDVFKISGMARTAHFLDDIKDLGFQMAYKGGLSMGLNDVAIPAEKEELVAQAKEEVDAVWNNYLMGLITDNERYNQVIDIWTRINTQLTNTLMTKLAEDDQGFNSIYMMMHSGARGSREQIRQLGGMRGLMAKPQKNLAGSVGAIIENPILSNFKEGLDVIEYFISTHGARKGLADTALKTADAGYLTRRLVDVAQDLVITEDDCGTLRGLTVTALKDNEDIVEPLSERILGRVSVHDIYDPLSDELICESGEEITEEIARIIDESSIEEVEIRSLLTCETKQGGCAKCYGRNLATGNMVHTGEAVGVIAAQSIGEPGTQLTLRTFHVGGTASNIAVDANIKAKFEGTIEFEGIRTIKTTNKDGEAVEVIMGRTGEIKVVDEKRGVVLMTNHVPYGSFLKVKEGQKVEKGQELVFWDPYNAVILSEFDGTIEFESIIEGITYKEESDEQTGHREKVITDTKDKTKNPAIRVNTKDDGKSYNIPVGAHLAVENGEKIKAGQILAKIPRTMGKSRDITGGLPRVTELFEARNPSNPAVVSEIDGVVTYGGIKRGNREIFIESKDGIKKRYLVSLSKHILVQDNDFVKAGYPLSDGAITPADILAIKGPTAVQEYLVNEIQEVYRLQGVKINDKHIEAIVSQMMQKVQIVDPGDTSFLTNEIVDKFVFSEENDSVLDKKVVTDAGNSENLRPGQIITARELRDENSTLKRKDLKPVEVRDAMPAVSKPTLQGITQASLKTESFLSAASFQETTKVLSEAAIRGKADQLLGLKENVIVGHLIPAGTGQRSFKDVIVGSQDEYDELVASKEESKERQLQEGN, from the coding sequence ATGTCGTTCAGAAAGAATAAAAAACTAAACCTTGATTTTTCTAAGGTTACCATTAGTTTGGCGTCACCAGAGTCAATTCTTGAGAGTTCTCATGGTGAGGTCACTCAACCGGAGACTATAAATTACAGGACTTATAAGCCTGAAATGGGCGGATTATTCTGCGAAAGGATTTTTGGCCCGGTTAAAGATTGGGAATGTCACTGTGGTAAATATAAAAGAATTAGATACAAAGGTATTATTTGCGACAGATGTGGTGTTGAAGTTACCGAGAAAAAGGTAAGAAGAGAAAGAATGGGGCACATAGAATTGGTGGTCCCCGTTGCACACATTTGGTACTTCAAATCATTGCCGAATAAAATAGGTTATTTACTGGGGCTACCTACTAAAAAGCTTGATCAAATTATTTATTACGAGCGATACGTAGTTATTCAGCCCGGTACTAAAGAGGAAGATGGTCTGGCTAAGATGGATTTCCTTACTGAGGATGAATATTTGGATATCCTTGATAAATTACCAAGAGAAAACCAACTCCTTGATAATGATGATCCTAACAAGTTCATTGCTAAAATGGGAGCTGAGGCTCTTGAAATGTTATTAGCAAGAATCCAACTGGATGAACTTTCTTATGAATTGAGACATCAGGCTGCGACTGATACATCACAACAAAGAAAAGCAGAGGCTTTAAAAAGATTGAAAGTTGTTGAAGCTTTTAGAGAAGCGAGGACCAGGATTGAGAACCGTCCTGAGTGGATGATTATCAAAATGGTGCCGGTGATTCCTCCCGAATTAAGGCCGTTGGTACCACTTGATGGTGGTAGGTTTGCTACATCTGATCTCAATGATCTCTATAGAAGAGTAATTATACGAAATAACCGTCTTAAGAGGCTTATTGATATAAAAGCACCGGAAGTTATCCTTCGAAACGAAAAGAGGATGCTTCAGGAAGCTGTGGATTCGCTGTTCGATAACTCTAGAAAGGTTAATGCTGTAAGATCTGATGGAAACAGAGCGCTAAAATCTTTAAGTGATATGCTTAAAGGTAAGCAGGGACGATTCCGTCAGAACTTGTTGGGTAAAAGGGTTGACTACTCCGGCCGTTCAGTAATTGTAGTTGGGCCTGAGCTTAAACTACATGAGTGCGGACTTCCAAAGGATATGGCAGCTGAGCTTTTCAAGCCATTTATTATAAGGAAGCTGATTGAAAGAGGTATTGTTAAGACTGTAAAATCAGCAAAGAAAATTGTTGACAGAAAAGATCCTGTAGTATGGGATATTCTTGAAAATGTACTGAAGGGACATCCTGTTCTGCTTAACCGGGCTCCAACGCTTCACAGGTTAGGTATTCAGGCATTCCAGCCTAAGCTTATTGAGGGTAAAGCTATACAGCTGCATCCATTGGTATGTACAGCATTTAATGCGGACTTTGACGGTGACCAGATGGCGGTTCATGTACCTTTGGGGCAGGAAGCAGTTTTGGAGGCGTCATTGTTAATGCTTTCGTCGCATAATATTCTTAACCCGGCTAATGGTGCACCTATTACTGTGCCTTCCCAAGACATGGTATTGGGCCTTTACTACGTAACTAAGGGTAGAAGAGGTACAGAAGAGCACGCGGTAAGAGGTGAAGGCATGATGTTCTACAGTGCTGAGGAAGTCATTATTGCGATTAATGAAGATAGACTATCAAAACATGCCTATATTAAAGTAAGGACCAAGGTTAGAAATGACGATGGCGAGCTTGAAACCAAGGTAATAGAGACAGTGGCTGGTAGAGTGTTATTTAATCAATACATTCCTGAAGAGGTTGGTTTCGTGGATGAGCTACTAACCAAGAAAAAACTTCAGCAGATCATTTCTGATGTATTCAAGATTTCAGGAATGGCAAGAACAGCTCATTTCCTGGATGATATTAAAGACCTTGGATTCCAAATGGCATACAAAGGAGGTCTTTCAATGGGACTAAATGATGTTGCCATACCCGCAGAGAAAGAGGAGCTTGTAGCTCAGGCGAAGGAAGAGGTAGACGCGGTATGGAATAACTACCTGATGGGTCTTATTACTGATAATGAGCGATATAACCAGGTAATTGATATCTGGACTAGAATAAATACTCAGCTTACTAACACATTGATGACCAAACTTGCTGAGGATGATCAGGGTTTTAATTCAATCTACATGATGATGCACTCGGGCGCCAGAGGTTCAAGAGAGCAAATTCGTCAGTTGGGAGGAATGAGAGGTCTGATGGCAAAACCTCAGAAGAACCTTGCCGGGTCTGTAGGAGCTATTATTGAGAACCCTATTCTTTCTAACTTTAAGGAAGGACTTGATGTAATAGAGTATTTTATTTCGACACACGGTGCCCGTAAAGGTCTTGCAGATACAGCTTTGAAAACAGCTGATGCCGGATACCTGACTAGGCGTCTTGTAGATGTTGCGCAGGATCTTGTTATTACGGAGGATGATTGTGGCACCTTAAGAGGCCTTACTGTTACAGCTCTTAAAGATAATGAGGATATAGTTGAACCTTTATCTGAGAGAATACTGGGGCGTGTATCAGTTCATGATATTTACGATCCGCTTTCAGATGAACTTATTTGTGAATCTGGAGAGGAGATTACAGAGGAGATTGCAAGAATCATTGATGAAAGTAGTATTGAGGAAGTTGAGATCAGATCACTTCTGACCTGCGAAACCAAGCAAGGCGGTTGTGCCAAGTGCTATGGCCGGAATCTGGCCACAGGTAATATGGTACACACGGGAGAAGCAGTAGGTGTTATAGCCGCTCAGTCTATCGGTGAGCCGGGTACGCAGCTTACATTGAGAACATTCCACGTGGGTGGTACAGCATCGAACATTGCAGTTGATGCTAACATAAAGGCCAAATTTGAAGGTACAATTGAATTCGAAGGAATAAGAACGATCAAAACTACCAATAAGGATGGTGAGGCCGTTGAAGTAATCATGGGACGTACCGGTGAGATCAAAGTGGTGGATGAGAAGAGAGGTGTAGTTCTAATGACCAACCATGTTCCTTACGGATCATTCCTTAAAGTGAAAGAAGGTCAAAAGGTTGAGAAGGGCCAGGAGCTTGTTTTCTGGGATCCGTATAACGCTGTAATTCTTTCTGAGTTTGATGGCACAATTGAGTTTGAATCGATTATAGAGGGGATTACTTATAAAGAAGAGTCTGATGAACAAACCGGACACAGAGAAAAAGTAATTACCGATACAAAAGATAAAACTAAGAACCCTGCTATAAGAGTAAATACCAAGGATGATGGTAAATCATACAACATTCCGGTAGGTGCTCACCTGGCCGTAGAGAATGGAGAAAAGATCAAAGCCGGTCAGATTCTTGCCAAGATACCACGAACCATGGGTAAATCTAGGGATATTACAGGGGGTCTTCCAAGAGTAACGGAGCTTTTCGAAGCTAGGAACCCTTCAAATCCTGCGGTGGTTAGTGAAATCGATGGTGTGGTTACTTACGGTGGTATCAAGCGTGGCAACAGAGAGATATTTATTGAATCAAAAGATGGTATTAAAAAGAGGTATTTAGTGTCATTATCGAAGCACATACTTGTACAGGATAATGACTTTGTGAAAGCAGGATACCCTCTTTCCGATGGTGCCATTACTCCTGCAGATATTCTGGCCATCAAGGGACCCACTGCTGTTCAGGAGTATCTGGTGAACGAGATTCAGGAAGTTTATCGTCTTCAAGGTGTGAAAATTAATGATAAGCACATCGAAGCTATCGTAAGCCAGATGATGCAGAAAGTCCAGATCGTTGATCCGGGAGATACCAGTTTCCTTACCAATGAAATAGTAGATAAATTTGTATTTAGCGAGGAAAATGACTCCGTTCTTGATAAGAAAGTGGTAACTGATGCAGGTAATTCTGAAAATCTAAGACCAGGACAGATCATTACAGCGAGAGAACTGAGAGATGAAAACTCCACTCTTAAGCGTAAAGACCTGAAGCCGGTTGAAGTTAGAGATGCAATGCCAGCGGTGTCCAAACCGACATTGCAGGGTATTACTCAGGCATCACTTAAGACGGAAAGCTTCCTTTCTGCTGCGTCTTTCCAGGAAACTACGAAAGTACTTAGTGAAGCTGCTATACGAGGTAAAGCCGATCAGTTACTCGGACTGAAAGAAAACGTAATCGTTGGACACCTGATACCGGCCGGAACAGGTCAGAGATCATTCAAGGATGTTATCGTGGGTTCTCAGGATGAGTACGATGAATTGGTTGCATCAAAAGAGGAATCTAAGGAGAGACAACTTCAGGAAGGTAATTAA
- the rplJ gene encoding 50S ribosomal protein L10 yields MTRQEKANIIESLTEKFNKNPHFYITDASGLSVAQINAFRKICFDRGVEYGVYKNTFIKKALGNVEGDFTNLDESLKGFSGVIFSSEVANLPGKVITEYRKKQGSNKPLLKAASIDRDFFIGEENLKTLSELKSKQELIGEVVALLQSPAKNVLSALQSGKNTLGGLVKALSEREN; encoded by the coding sequence ATGACAAGGCAAGAAAAAGCAAATATAATAGAGTCACTGACCGAGAAGTTTAACAAGAATCCTCATTTCTATATCACGGATGCTTCAGGTCTTTCAGTAGCACAGATAAATGCTTTCAGAAAAATTTGTTTTGATAGAGGTGTTGAATATGGTGTTTATAAGAACACTTTTATCAAGAAAGCACTCGGCAATGTTGAAGGTGATTTCACTAATCTTGACGAGTCTTTAAAAGGTTTTTCAGGAGTTATCTTCTCTTCAGAAGTGGCAAATCTTCCTGGGAAAGTAATAACAGAGTACAGAAAAAAACAAGGTTCAAATAAACCTTTGTTAAAGGCTGCTTCCATAGATAGAGATTTCTTCATAGGAGAAGAGAATCTGAAAACTTTAAGCGAGCTTAAATCTAAGCAAGAGCTTATAGGTGAGGTTGTTGCACTTCTTCAATCACCTGCTAAAAATGTACTTTCTGCACTTCAGAGTGGTAAGAATACATTGGGAGGTTTGGTGAAGGCACTATCCGAACGAGAAAATTAA